A genomic window from Vitis riparia cultivar Riparia Gloire de Montpellier isolate 1030 chromosome 16, EGFV_Vit.rip_1.0, whole genome shotgun sequence includes:
- the LOC117934120 gene encoding 3-ketoacyl-CoA synthase 6-like: MASLSNSVKLKYIKLGYQYLVNHILTVFLIPILMGFLIKILSLGPDQIYEIGSALHFDLLQFLGFSLMIIFFATVYFMSKPRSVYLVDYACFKPPASYRVPHATLVEHLRLSNKDNPEIVEFQRRIIQRSGLGDETCLAPANLYIPPTPSLEASRAEAELILFSVIDDLLKKTGTKTKDIDILIVNCSIVSPTPSLSAMVINKYKLRSNIKSFNLSGMGCSASLISIDLARELLQVHPNSCAIVVSTEITTPNYYSGNERSMVLTNCLFRMGGAAILLSNKKADRSRSKYQLLHLVRTHKGADDKAYRCIHEQEDTQGIQGVSLSKDLMLIAGEALKSNITTIGPLVLPASEQLLFLFTLIGQKILKLKWKPYIPDFKQAFEHFCIHAGGRGVIDELQKKLQLSDKDVEASRMTLHRFGNTSSSSIWYEMNYIESKGRMKKGDRIWQIAFGSGFKCNSAVWKCNRTITTPTDGPWLDCIDRYPVSISQVLDL, from the coding sequence ATGGCGAGTCTCTCCAATTCTGTGAAACTCAAGTATATTAAACTTGGCTACCAGTACCTTGTCAACCACATTCTTACAGTCTTTCTCATACCAATTCTCATGGGTTTTCTCATTAAAATCCTCAGTCTGGGTCCTGATCAAATCTATGAAATAGGGAGCGCTCTCCACTTTGATCTCCTTCAATTTCTCGGCTTCTCCTTGATGATCATATTCTTTGCCACCGTCTACTTCATGTCCAAGCCTCGTTCTGTCTACCTAGTCGACTATGCTTGCTTCAAACCCCCAGCCTCATATCGCGTTCCCCATGCTACCCTCGTGGAACACTTGAGGCTCAGCAACAAGGATAATCCTGAGATTGTTGAGTTCCAAAGGCGAATTATTCAGAGGTCTGGTCTAGGAGATGAGACGTGTTTGGCTCCTGCAAATCTATATATTCCTCCAACACCCAGCTTGGAGGCTTCAAGGGCTGAAGCGGAGCTTATTCTCTTCTCTGTTATTGATGATTTGTTGAAGAAAACCGGGACTAAGACCAAGGACATCGATATTCTTATTGTGAATTGCAGTATAGTTTCACCTACTCCATCACTGTCTGCTATGGTGATTAACAAGTACAAATTGAGGAGTAACATAAAGAGCTTCAATCTTTCTGGTATGGGGTGCAGTGCTAGCCTTATATCAATTGATTTAGCTAGGGAACTTCTTCAGGTTCATCCCAATTCATGTGCTATAGTGGTCAGCACTGAGATCACCACTCCCAATTATTATAGCGGCAACGAGAGATCAATGGTTCTTACAAACTGCTTGTTCCGAATGGGTGGTGCAGCCATCCTTTTGTCCAACAAAAAGGCAGACAGGAGTCGATCCAAGTACCAATTACTCCATCTTGTCAGAACTCACAAGGGAGCTGATGATAAGGCTTACCGGTGTATCCATGAACAAGAAGACACACAAGGGATACAAGGGGTTTCACTCTCTAAAGACCTGATGTTGATTGCTGGGGAGGCCTTGAAGTCCAACATAACCACTATTGGACCCCTTGTGTTGCCTGCTTCCGAGCAGCTCCTCTTCCTGTTCACACTCATCGGCCAAAAAATACTGAAACTTAAGTGGAAGCCATACATTCCTGACTTCAAGCAGGCATTTGAGCACTTCTGCATCCATGCGGGCGGGCGAGGGGTGATCGATGAGCTGCAGAAGAAGCTGCAGTTATCGGATAAGGACGTGGAGGCGTCCAGGATGACGCTGCACCGCTTTGGCAacacttcatcttcttccattTGGTATGAGATGAACTATATCGAGAGTAAAGGGAGGATGAAAAAAGGTGACCGGATTTGGCAGATTGCCTTCGGAAGTGGATTCAAGTGTAACAGTGCAGTTTGGAAGTGCAACCGCACAATCACGACGCCAACCGATGGGCCTTGGCTTGACTGCATTGATAGGTATCCGGTGTCCATCTCACAGGTCCTGGACCTCTGA